A single genomic interval of Penicillium psychrofluorescens genome assembly, chromosome: 2 harbors:
- a CDS encoding uncharacterized protein (ID:PFLUO_002932-T1.cds;~source:funannotate), whose amino-acid sequence MATVRICVCGDEGTGKSSLITSLVKGVFVTNKIQPVLPQITIPPTIGTPENVTTTTVVDTSALPLERNNLAREIRKSNVILLVYSDHYSYERVALFWLPHFRSLGVNVPVVLCSNKSDLAAEHSEAQVIEDEMLPLMAEFKEIDSCIRTSAREHRNVNEAFFVCQKAVTHPIAPLFDSKEAALKPAAVAALQRIFYLSDKDRDGYLSDKEIKEFQTRCFGKPLSEEDLVHIKDTIQKSYPESVSESGIDCRGFIYLNKMYAEKGRHETVWIILRAFQYTDNLSLQESFLHPRFEVPPFASAELSPEGYRFFVNLFLLSDKDNDGGLNNAELASLFAPTPGLPASWADDSFPSSTVRSEAGHVTLQGWLAQWSMTTFMSPKTTLEYLAYLGFEPSDRSNPSTTAALKVTRPRKRRRRPGRVGRNVVQCHVLGASSSGKSALLDALLSRGFSTTYHPTIQPRTAVNTVELPGGKQCYLIMDELGELEPAILENQAKLLDQCDVIAYTYDSSDPDSFAYIPALRAKYPHLEELPSVFIALKADLDRTTQRAEYQPHEYTAMLNMPSPPLHVSVTWSSIQEVFVHIAEAAMEPSTVFPRSEEDVEGKWMAWGIALGAVVCAGAAATMIWRRMGGSGT is encoded by the exons ATGGCAACAG TCCGCATCTGCGTCTGCGGCGACGAAGGCACCGGCAAGTCCAGCCTGATCACCTCCCTGGTCAAGGGTGTCTTCGTCACCAACAAAATTCAGCCAGTCCTGCCCCAAATCACCATCCCTCCAACGATCGGAACCCCTGAAAATGTTACAACAACCACCGTCGTCGATACCTCGGCTCTGCCCCTGGAGCGCAACAACCTAGCCCGCGAGATTCGGAAATCCAACGTGATATTGCTGGTCTACTCCGATCACTATAGCTATGAACGCGTGGCACTCTTCTGGCTGCCGCATTTCCGGTCTCTGGGAGTGAATGTCCCCGTCGTCCTGTGCTCCAACAAGTCTGATCTTGCTGCGGAACACAGCGAGGCCCAGGtgatcgaggatgagatgcTGCCGCTGATGGCGGAATTCAAGGAGATCGATTCATGCATCCGCACGAGTGCCCGCGAGCACCGCAATGTCAACGAGGCTTTCTTCGTCTGCCAAAAGGCCGTCACCCATCCCATCGCGCCCCTATTTGACTCCAAGGAGGCCGCGCTCAAGcccgccgccgtcgcagcTCTGCAGCGCATCTTTTACCTCAGCGACAAGGATCGCGATGGTTATCTGTCGGATAAGGAGATCAAAGAGTTCCAAACACGGTGTTTCGGGAAGCCCCtgagcgaggaagatctggtACACATCAAGGACACCATCCAGAAGAGCTACCCGGAATCGGTGTCCGAATCTGGGATTGACTGCCGGGGATTCATTTATTTGAACAAGATGTATGCAGAGAAGGGGCGCCATGAGACGGTGTGGATTATCCTGCGGGCCTTTCAATACACGGATAATCTCTCCTTGCAAGAGAGCTTTTTACATCCCCGCTTCGAGGTCCCGCCATTCGCCTCGGCTGAATTGTCGCCCGAAGGATATCGCTTCTTTGTGAATCTCTTCCTCTTGTCAGACAAGGACAACGATGGCGGGTTGAATAACGCCGAGCTCGCATCGTTGTTCGCTCCGACCCCGGGCTTGCCGGCGTCGTGGGCTGATGActccttcccatcctcaaCTGTGCGGAGCGAAGCCGGACATGTGACCCTCCAaggctggctggcccagTGGAGCATGACGACTTTCATGTCGCCCAAGACCACGTTGGAATACCTGGCCTACCTGGGCTTCGAGCCTTCTGACCGAAGCAATCCATCTACCACCGCGGCACTCAAAGTGACCCGGCCACGCaagaggcggcggcgaccTGGCCGAGTCGGGCGAAATGTCGTGCAATGCCATGTCCTGGGCGCCTCTAGCTCGGGCAAGTCCGCCTTACTCGATGCTCTCCTGTCGCGCGGGTTCAGCACCACATACCACCCTACCATCCAACCACGCACGGCAGTGAACACCGTTGAACTGCCCGGTGGGAAGCAGTGCTACCTGATCATGGACGAACTCGGAGAACTGGAACCCGCCATCCTCGAGAACCAGGCCAAATTACTCGACCAATGCGATGTGATCGCCTACACCTACGACTCGTCCGACCCGGACTCCTTTGCATACATACCGGCCTTGCGGGCCAAGTATCCACATCTGGAGGAACTGCCCAGCGTCTTCATTGCTCTCAAAGCCGATTTGGACCGGACCACCCAGCGGGCGGAGTATCAGCCTCATGAGTACACGGCCATGCTGAACATGCCTAGCCCTCCGCTGCATGTCAGCGTGACGTGGAGTTCTATCCAGGAGGTCTTTGTGCATATTGCGGAGGCTGCCATGGAGCCCAGCACCGTCTTCCCGCGCagtgaggaggatgtggaggGCAAGTGGATGGCGTGGGGGATTGCGCTGGGGGCCGTGGTGTGTGCTGGAGCCGCGGCAACGATGATCTGGCGACGAATGGGTGGGAGTGGGACGTGA
- a CDS encoding uncharacterized protein (ID:PFLUO_002933-T1.cds;~source:funannotate), with protein MFVLPPPPPRYTVPIAYAAGASNGMAVPVIETNNTISHPEAGCPLQVGEGTYILKDDLLLATPPPHPSEAPIVNPNPLATVPNPPTSGVKVSLVTLDARKRPPTFLTTKVTAPQFGDGNSALAPPPANSKDAKRRKPKNNIIKSSSSFVSRVITHETSAKRLSDRDPNGVFAFANINRAFQWLDLSAAQKEEHLTKVLFTKAHMLCHDINDVTKTSSHLDIVMGSSAGDIIWYEPMSQKYARINKNGVINNSPVTHIKWLPGSEHLFMASHANGVLVVYDKEKEDALFASEASTPSEKESDRLPLEVQKSVNSKNQKTNPVALWKLTIHKIAQFAFSPDQRHLAVVLEDGSLRLMDYLKEEMLDIFRSYYGGLICVCWSPDGKYIVTGGQDDLVTIWSFPERKIVARCQGHNSFVSAVAFDPWRCDQRTYRFGSVGDDCRLLLWDFSVGMLHRPRATTARQRGSIAAPSLQPASRHRADSGDGTRLRSDSEKTEKSNGTIEQTSHPIEPRARTALLPPIMSKVVGQDPTCWLGFQKDCIMTSSLEGHIRTWDRPLDSVINFDRPSSLVGSKKM; from the exons ATGTT TGTTCTAccgcctccccctccccgcTACACCGTCCCCATCGCTTATGCGGCGGGGGCGTCGAATGGCATGGCCGTGCCGGTCATCGAAACCAACAATACCATCTCCCACCCTGAAGCCGGTTGTCCGTTGCAGGTTGGTGAAG GAACATACATTCTAAAggatgatctccttcttgcaACACCGCCTCCGCACCCATCTGAAGCGCCAATTGTCAACCCAAACCCTCTTGCGACTGTCCCGAACCCTCCGACATCTGGTGTTAAGGTGTCTTTGGTCACCCTAGACGCGCGCAAGAGACCACCTACGTTCTTGACGACCAAGGTTACGGCACCGCAATTTGGCGATGGAAACTCTGCGCTTGCCCCGCCGCCAGCGAACTCGAAGGATGCGAAAAGGCGGAAGCCGAAGAACAATATCATTAAGAGCAGCTCCTCGTTCGTTTCGAGAGTCATTACTCACGAGACGTCGGCGAAGCGGCTGAGCGACCGTGACCCCAATGGTGTTTTTGCGTTTGCCAACATCAACCGCGCATTCCAATGGCTCGACCTCAGCGCCGCGCAGAAAGAGGAACATCTGACCAAAGTTCTCTTCACCAAGGCACATATGTTGTGTCACGACATCAACGACGTTACAAAGACTTCATCCCACTTGGACATCGTCATGGGTTCCTCCGCCGGCGATATCATCTGGTACGAGCCCATGTCGCAGAAATACGCTCGGATCAACAAGAATGGAGTGATCAACAACTCCCCTGTCACGCATATCAAATGGCTTCCTGGCTCTGAGCACTTGTTCATGGCGTCGCATGCAAACGGAGTGCTGGTGGTTTACGAtaaggagaaagaagatgccCTATTTGCATCCGAGGCTAGCACTCCGTCTGAGAAGGAGAGCGACCGACTACCTCTGGAGGTCCAGAAATCCGTCAACTCCAAAAACCAGAAGACCAACCCGGTCGCGCTGTGGAAACTGACTATTCATAAAATCGCCCAGTTTGCTTTCTCGCCGGATCAGAGGCACTTGGCCGTGGTTCTGGAAGACGGGTCGCTGCGTCTTATGGATTACTTGAAGGAAGA GATGCTGGACATTTTCCGCAGCTATTATGGCGGTCTGATTTGCGTTTGCTGGTCTCCTGATGGCAAGTATATCGTGACTGGCGGTCAAGATGATCTGGTAACCATCTGGTCTTTCCCCGAGCGCAAGATAGTTGCTCGATGCCAAGGCCACAATTCCTTTGTTTCAGCCGTTGCATTTGATCCATGGCGCTGTGACCAGCGGACCTACCGATTCGGGAGTGTGGGAGATGACTGCAGACTGCTCCTCTGGGATTTCAGCGTCGGCATGCTCCACCGTCCTCGCGCA ACAACTGCTCGTCAGCGGGGTAGTATTGCCGCGCCCAGCTTACAGCCTGCTAGCCGCCATCGCGcagacagcggcgacggTACTCGCCTTAGGTCAGATTCTGAGAAAACCGAAAAATCCAACGGCACTATTGAGCAGACTAGCCACCCCATCGAACCAAGAGCGCGGACTGCTCTGCTGCCCCCTATCATG TCCAAAGTTGTCGGCCAAGACCCTACTTGCTGGTTGGGCTTTCAGAAGGATTGTATTATGACCTCTTCTCTTGAAG GCCATATCCGTACTTGGGACCGGCCACTGGACAGCGTCATCAACTTTGACCGTCCCTCATCCCTGGTCGGTAGCAAGAAGATGTGA
- a CDS encoding uncharacterized protein (ID:PFLUO_002934-T1.cds;~source:funannotate) encodes MPVLTLHLLTLTSAANLQPFVQQLKQSPNLEVILASRPRHVVIHPTALDNDPLTKTPWDLMVLLKCASDTTNPIPSTLHSWIKNEYKISTGIPSRLLSTYPARDADLKRSAPSASLTGSLDKILRDEGTSSTAQNLEVSPDLLEFMARLSKTHSGPVTMLNLLQFHHPNGKESYYQYGQAFIPVAGKRGGSAKLVGAVVNSSSSSGVTDSRGDKTQRPETEWWNEVSIVHYPSIKHFCDMLAGEDYQGINEKYRLSALRDTFLLCTTEFDVEEGAGVAKL; translated from the exons ATGCCCGTTCTAACGCTCCACCTCCTCACCCTGACCTCCGCCGCCAACCTCCAACCCTTCGTCCAACAGCTCAAGCAATCCCCGAATCTAGAGGTCATTCTCGCATCCCGCCCGCGGCATGTGGTCATCCACCCAACAGCCCTAGACAACGACCCCCTCACAAAGACACCATGGGACCTAATGGTCCTTCTCAAATGTGCCTCTGACACCACCAACCCCATCCCGTCCACTTTACACAGCTGGATCAAAAATGAGTACAAAATCTCAACGGGGATCCCTTCACGCCTCCTATCAACCTACCCCGCCCGCGACGCAGACCTAAAGCGTTCCGCACCTTCAGCCTCTCTCACAGGGTCGCTCGACAAGATTCTTCGCGACGAGGGAACAAGCTCCACCGCGCAAAACCTCGAAGTGTCACCGGATCTCCTGGAATTCATGGCCAGGCTCTCGAAAACACATTCTGGCCCGGTGACCATGTTGAATCTGTTGCAATTCCACCATCCCAATGGGAAGGAAAGCTATTACCAATACGGACAGGCGTTTATCCCTGTCGCGGGTAAGCGAGGCGGAAGCGCGAAACttgttggtgctgtggtgaactcttcgtcgtcatcagGAGTGACCGATTCGAGGGGAGACAAAACCCAGCGCCCCGAGACGGAGTGGTGGAATGAGGTTTCTATCGTGCATTATCCGTCCATTAAGCATTTTTGTGATATGCTTGCTGGGGAGGATTACCAGGGTATTAATGAGAAGTATCGCTTGTCG GCTCTGAGGGATACATTCTTGCTGTGTACGACTGAGTTTGATGTGGAGGAGGGTGCTGGGGTTGCGAAGCTTTAG
- a CDS encoding uncharacterized protein (ID:PFLUO_002935-T1.cds;~source:funannotate), producing the protein MSALDLEVPADSTEEPDAPAKDGLIAMIDMYLRYSKQTKHGASPPTHRITSEEVISLPPLPTHSRTPMQVTDAPLFDNWQRSDPTTTPGSDNWQPFDRGTYNPDTGTWSTIGSTFRTNNEKGTANITIVSASGFPSSANVRVHVLVQGAKGAKRAHKTKAHKASGDSPISYNESFRIPGTTADASYQIRVVDHSAFRSDDTLGVAMFFVSDQGSVADQDKPVPVGEGTVTIRSSFNAPEGSLRPTSLHSTNSDAV; encoded by the coding sequence ATGAGTGCTCTTGACCTAGAGGTACCTGCAGACTCAACAGAAGAGCCCGACGCCCCAGCCAAAGATGGTCTAATTGCCATGATCGATATGTATCTACGATATTCAAAGCAGACCAAGCACGGAGCGTCACCGCCGACGCACAGGATTACTTCGGAAGAAGTGATCAGTCTACCACCACTGCCAACGCACAGTAGAACTCCTATGCAAGTCACCGATGCCCCTCTTTTTGACAATTGGCAACGATCTGATCCAACTACGACTCCTGGCTCTGACAACTGGCAACCATTTGATCGAGGTACCTATAATCCTGATACTGGTACTTGGAGCACCATTGGTTCAACTTTCAGGACTAATAACGAAAAAGGCACCGCGAACATCACCATCGTCTCGGCATCCGGGTTCCCCTCCTCTGCCAACGTGCGCGTCCAcgtcctcgtccagggcGCCAAGGGCGCAAAGCGAGCCCACAAGACAAAAGCCCACAAAGCCAGCGGCGACAGCCCCATCTCCTACAACGAGTCCTTCCGCATACCGGGCACAACCGCCGATGCATCGTACCAGATCCGCGTCGTGGACCACTCAGCCTTCAGATCGGACGACACCCTCGGCGTGGCGATGTTCTTCGTTAGTGACCAGGGTTCCGTGGCGGATCAGGACAAGCCCGTTCCTGTTGGTGAGGGTACAGTGACTATTCGGAGCAGCTTTAACGCGCCAGAAGGGAGTCTGCGGCCTACTTCTTTGCACTCTACGAATAGTGATGCGGTCTAA
- a CDS encoding uncharacterized protein (ID:PFLUO_002936-T1.cds;~source:funannotate), protein MAHIGNEMPPSEEMPPSVPAGDGKQHASKTSPLNEDFEKLVHETLDKWHIQGVAVAVIDGDETWAEGYGIAALPDVPVRPSTLFYTGSTTKSFTAAAASLLVDDDEKYPNIKWTTPMSQLIRDDFVLPDEYATARVTLEDALSNRTGLSGHEMTLGRPGTIRDYVRTLRHFKMSKEIRTTWQYCNGLFVAVGHMIEVATGEWLGDFLRKRIWEPLDMKSTFWSLEDAQKYAASSDNDAIVAIPYSWDEATSQTKEIPYFDGVLGGAGAVISSVLDYAKYIRSMMRQSGPLSKAGYEAMLQPRSFCPQMLPQLKKQMMYSLGWMLTTYHKEDVMLHPGGLEGMTATMIYFPERDWGVLVFCNADGPGRETLAWHLIDEMLNVPQSERMDLFDVTQKKLAKRKEHNSMAQQRLYPSVPSPPRPLSLPLADYAGVYIHPAYPDFVISVTSNEELRVDVTGSFPIRVYLTHVTAEFFLAEIFFFRHAQIGDAVVKAEFQLDAEGKVARFGAAVDSDYMPDTLIWFGRSPQ, encoded by the exons ATGGCACATATAGGAAATGAAATGCCACCATCTGAGGAAATGCCACCATCTGTTCCAGCCGGTGATGGCAAGCAGCATGCAAGCAAGACCTCTCCCCTAAATGAGGACTTTGAGAAGCTTGTCCACGAAACGTTGGACAAATGGCATATTCAAGGCGTCGCCGTTGCGGTCATTGACGGAGATGAGACCTGGGCTGAG GGATATGGAATCGCAGCCTTGCCAGATGTCCCCGTCCGCCCTTCGACCTTGTTCTACACCGGCAGCACGACCAAATCCTTCACTGCCGCGGCGGCTTCTTTGCTGGtagacgacgacgagaaATATCCCAATATCAAATGGACCACCCCGATGAGCCAGCTTATTCGCGATGACTTTGTCCTGCCCGACGAATATGCAACCGCTCGCGTTACCTTGGAGGACGCGCTCTCAAATCGAACCGGTCTGTCAGGCCACGAGATGACATTGGGTCGTCCGGGTACTATACGAGATTACGTCCGAACTCTGCGTCATTTCAAAATGAGCAAAGAGATTAGAACCACCTGGCAGTATTGCAATGGTTTGTTTGTTGCTGTCGGACATATGATAGAGGTTGCTACGGGGGAATGGCTAGGCGACTTTCTGCGAAAACGTATTTGGGAGCCCCTGGATATGAAGTCGACCTTTTGGTCACTTGAGGATGCACAAAAGTATGCTGCGTCCAGCGATAATGACGCCATAGTCGCAATACCATATTCATGGGATGAAGCGACCTCGCAGACAAAAGAGATTCCTTATTTCGACGGTGTGTTaggcggtgctggtgctgttATTTCTAGTGTCCTTGATTACGCCAAGTACATCCGATCGATGATGCGACAGTCTGGTCCGCTGTCAAAAGCAGGATATGAGGCCATGCTTCAGCCGCGTTCGTTCTGTCCGCAAATGCTGCCCCAGctcaagaagcagatgaTGTATTCATTGGGCTGGATGTTGACTACATATCATAAAGAAGATGTCATGCTGCATCCGGGAGGCCTGGAAGGCATGACTGCAACTATGATTTATTTCCCGGAACGCGACTGGGGTGTTCTCGTCTTTTGTAATGCAGATGGCCCAGGACGCGAAACGCTAGCGTGGCATCTTATTGATGAGATGCTGAATGTGCCGCAGAGCGAGCGTATGGATCTGTTTGATGT AACCCAGAAAAAGCTGGCCAAGCGGAAAGAGCACAACTCGATGGCCCAGCAACGCCTGTACCCATCTGTCCcttctccgcctcgacctctctccctcccatTAGCAGACTATGCTGGTGTATATATACACCCCGCTTATCCAGACTTCGTCATCAGCGTGACATCCAATGAAGAACTGCGTGTCGATGTGACAGGATCATTCCCTATCCGAGTGTACTTGACGCACGTCACTGCTGAATTCTTCCTTGCGGAGATTTTTTTCTTCAGACATGCTCAGATCGGCGATGCCGTTGTCAAGGCTGAATTTCAACTCGATGCCGAAGGAAAGGTGGCTAGGTTTGGTGCTGCTGTTGATTCTGATTATATGCCGGATACTTTGATTTGGTTTGGGCGTTCGCCTCAATAG